One Augochlora pura isolate Apur16 chromosome 10, APUR_v2.2.1, whole genome shotgun sequence DNA window includes the following coding sequences:
- the Nxt1 gene encoding NTF2-related export protein 1 isoform X1, with amino-acid sequence MWILLIDLKSKIDQACRTAEEFTKLYYESLDKRRYLISRLYLDTATLIWNGNGINGKDNIQKFWTDLPPSDHNILTLDAQPITGPQVANQLTFLVKVGGTVKYDDKTSKPFNQSFLITAMGDKWKIKYPESRFPSTYSGRMST; translated from the exons atgtggatattattaatt gaTTTGAAGAGTAAGATTGATCAGGCTTGTCGGACAGCTGAGGAATTCACAAAGCTTTATTATGAAAGTTTAGACAAACGAAGATAT tTGATATCAAGGTTATATCTGGATACTGCAACTTTAATTTGGAATGGAAATGGCATTAATGGCAAagataatatacaaaaattttggACAGATTTGCCACCTTCTGATCATAATATACTTACATTAGATGCTCAACCAATAACAG GTCCTCAAGTGGCAAATCAGCTGACTTTTCTTGTAAAAGTTGGGGGAACTGTAAAATACGATGATAAAACATCAAAACCATTCAATCAGAGCTTTCTTATTACAGCAATGGGagataaatggaaaatt AAGTATCCGGAGTCACGTTTTCCATCAACGTATTCTGGAAGAATGTCTACGTGA
- the Nxt1 gene encoding NTF2-related export protein 1 isoform X2 — MEQDLKSKIDQACRTAEEFTKLYYESLDKRRYLISRLYLDTATLIWNGNGINGKDNIQKFWTDLPPSDHNILTLDAQPITGPQVANQLTFLVKVGGTVKYDDKTSKPFNQSFLITAMGDKWKIKYPESRFPSTYSGRMST, encoded by the exons ATGGAACAA gaTTTGAAGAGTAAGATTGATCAGGCTTGTCGGACAGCTGAGGAATTCACAAAGCTTTATTATGAAAGTTTAGACAAACGAAGATAT tTGATATCAAGGTTATATCTGGATACTGCAACTTTAATTTGGAATGGAAATGGCATTAATGGCAAagataatatacaaaaattttggACAGATTTGCCACCTTCTGATCATAATATACTTACATTAGATGCTCAACCAATAACAG GTCCTCAAGTGGCAAATCAGCTGACTTTTCTTGTAAAAGTTGGGGGAACTGTAAAATACGATGATAAAACATCAAAACCATTCAATCAGAGCTTTCTTATTACAGCAATGGGagataaatggaaaatt AAGTATCCGGAGTCACGTTTTCCATCAACGTATTCTGGAAGAATGTCTACGTGA
- the Nxt1 gene encoding NTF2-related export protein 1 isoform X3 codes for MWILLIDLKSKIDQACRTAEEFTKLYYESLDKRRYLISRLYLDTATLIWNGNGINGKDNIQKFWTDLPPSDHNILTLDAQPITGPQVANQLTFLVKVGGTVKYDDKTSKPFNQSFLITAMGDKWKIVSDCFRAQEIPDV; via the exons atgtggatattattaatt gaTTTGAAGAGTAAGATTGATCAGGCTTGTCGGACAGCTGAGGAATTCACAAAGCTTTATTATGAAAGTTTAGACAAACGAAGATAT tTGATATCAAGGTTATATCTGGATACTGCAACTTTAATTTGGAATGGAAATGGCATTAATGGCAAagataatatacaaaaattttggACAGATTTGCCACCTTCTGATCATAATATACTTACATTAGATGCTCAACCAATAACAG GTCCTCAAGTGGCAAATCAGCTGACTTTTCTTGTAAAAGTTGGGGGAACTGTAAAATACGATGATAAAACATCAAAACCATTCAATCAGAGCTTTCTTATTACAGCAATGGGagataaatggaaaattgtaaGTGACTGCTTCCGAGCTCAAGAAATCCCAgatgtttga
- the Nxt1 gene encoding NTF2-related export protein 1 isoform X4, whose product MEQDLKSKIDQACRTAEEFTKLYYESLDKRRYLISRLYLDTATLIWNGNGINGKDNIQKFWTDLPPSDHNILTLDAQPITGPQVANQLTFLVKVGGTVKYDDKTSKPFNQSFLITAMGDKWKIVSDCFRAQEIPDV is encoded by the exons ATGGAACAA gaTTTGAAGAGTAAGATTGATCAGGCTTGTCGGACAGCTGAGGAATTCACAAAGCTTTATTATGAAAGTTTAGACAAACGAAGATAT tTGATATCAAGGTTATATCTGGATACTGCAACTTTAATTTGGAATGGAAATGGCATTAATGGCAAagataatatacaaaaattttggACAGATTTGCCACCTTCTGATCATAATATACTTACATTAGATGCTCAACCAATAACAG GTCCTCAAGTGGCAAATCAGCTGACTTTTCTTGTAAAAGTTGGGGGAACTGTAAAATACGATGATAAAACATCAAAACCATTCAATCAGAGCTTTCTTATTACAGCAATGGGagataaatggaaaattgtaaGTGACTGCTTCCGAGCTCAAGAAATCCCAgatgtttga
- the Rno gene encoding PHD finger protein rhinoceros, translated as MAQRGKRINRNDNDLASCPGAIKRRKCRLGPATGSSSLAATMGPSEEEETMASSSQGGASWTPRPLSDIKISSIYNRSSAEAPAELFRKDLISAMKLPDSEPLSPNEYWVITDQWKQEWERGVQVPVNPDSLPEPTVTITQAAPVKQHSEFKLPKKFVRISRDDYFNSEDHHLSTTPARAEKACAYDLDDTDIAWLDVLNGERAQAGQLPITESQLERVIEELEVRCWEIIQTIVKNEEGLGIEYDENVICDVCRSPDSEEGNEMVFCDCCNICVHQACYGITSIPDGSWLCRTCSLSQRPDCVLCPNKGGAMKCTRSGQKWAHVSCALWIPEVSIGCVERMEPITKISSIPQSRWALICVLCRERVGACIQCSIKTCKTAYHVTCAFKYGLQMKAIIENEMADDGVKLRSYCQKHCRTNAKDKVQGAGGSIGSGADKAGSDSEDAESRRRKRKDMTSEEKNQARAAKLQEIEAEFDKHVSLKDIATQQLDVDPEGIIYIYNYWKLKRRAGHNKPLLAPRCGELSGSGSRNQGQAADLEKMRTFVQLRQDLERVRNLCYMVGRREKLCRSFLRLREQTFHKQAMVMSGPPLPAVAAAAVMEANHGPSIYDRLYSHPDSEDHTHDFDTIVARIAGIESPTSDEKKAQQQQQQQSQQQQDFNGASSKKLYFNGSVRRKNLYGSDLSSVSSSETDATKVKTEKKNLKMESDSSTEDETNVSTKPKLSRRKTKKSGQHADKLLKENSENEKLVNSRSHTLQHMEKELGSASGSESDELLPLNAVTTKHLTASAIYSDTDSDSQEHTSHSSAVLITKAAVKEFSAANLSKNSQKNFIKDSRHTETAYHNTGTKNKENQNKVSTKKKEYIPTPLIVPQRQAAKKASEIMQRTQQSKKENPVPEIPSEAVKSPVEEASKCSSSKPPKEKSPSKKQKESKPPKEVKNNDVYDFDKEFGDGTEILAYVPQRQAAKKAAEHIKSGLGSKPTQQQMEQETLDGRKKESPESGKRKEARKDDTSSTRKEELPSRKEEMSSSSSSSSSSSSSSSSSSSSSSSSSSSSSRKEEALRKEELSSKKEESSSRKEEVLSKDKRARRPRKPSERKSALSSNSDSSSSSNSCSSSTESSSDSESPTHRRLSTDVKDVSSSTTSSESDAGNRTKNRLTITSSTTNRKQQPAKASPERETERKPVSGRKLKKLPEKKLKTSDGRRGPEFQPPTEREEPRRTSKEQQQEQPPQQQEAKKQDQRDSKKQPTAGTEANEDLLVGVGDHDGARSISGSRPAKKSNQAAKQQSQPRKEDNKGKPEGRKRKPIELVAKDEKKETTKKSEKRVSEKQVKEIEKKGEEESRKDETKTVEQEKSNETTENSFKSEDKKAKKLGGSKEAVNILEEEMKQRRAERDSPKKSLRTGGLDKLLEKREHLDKISKSKNSEVKLEKLIDEEKEEKEIIEELPQIKETIKNEDRKNHVTEIETVIEKTKPEELPEEESIKKDIVEVPQPEKIPSGKKKSEKSFENFIEPPTMEVVPVEENLQKETSEEDNVKIVSEKVETVEKDHQKRRKSGNRSIFSPQHGKDPSVSELFDFDQDMLTEEMVNEDGFGISRDPEERSAPLSFSFNSELWFKEDSKEDSARETLHLVEKLRMELSKKSNSSQFELEAVPVDGEIKKEEPPMEKVFEQPPQHQLQQSQLQQQLSLQSEKETKILEPTESPVLEVKNNVEIPEEEIVVNEARPSSCKDTIDEKRKTCYSSTNDRYTAYEEDRETNKVSLVERSKLDRAETDERWVPPSTNSFEPTDVQHLNALMETQNHRYGNHQFSNESIQDGESLTRSHLNATTLQEQYLLQQPHPILHGQRETHERTILDQQIPEENPMGIRHLIELPTSEDDQATEIMDRAMEKEEDVVRQQEYDQNSPYNDVNGRPDTRWAESQVLPSRRSTSSSITSASSAEDHSIPPYKNVAGMPFPPCSIEQTYYTDSNYGTGPVSLFPPQSCAAPLPYPSPGTALFPPAFGAAFPAAQSLLPHVKPLEDSLNLQASPCTAAFTSSSHNMALTAAMVSPTKIATPPPPPPPPPPQIPPPTDTIDRAQQQTQVSDAPALPLNFLNAIPPESHVAEPIVETIPEALTDTKVQHPGKKSPSKPTRTSARVTSLQSKSPGKSPRQETPKGVPGARGRGRSAKSSAQHSSYRPRGRGRGRGRGRSQNAGLALVSGVTVGQHDDSIQNKLVGTVYDFDSDEDSTSEANIADLRTMRERKKSTDAATAGVERRDSTVVVLESVQSRLSSPGSSRKYLEDRRISCSPGHDDSGVVENESNVGQSFDTVLPLIPGPVDMRTYNSALDASSSSTLHGQSYENHFLSTFTSVSTSDPTLPDIEEDLDKELRSALIGKQSQEDCSKPSFDASIDASSSGFADANKVSLTDSRNQLKVKIKGPFLDANYVPASSVPPLAQQAPVIIAPAATSASVASGTSNLRRMRKKELLRQYCSQDMNMDEPGCGNLATSAPIIIPPISRTVITIPKAVASMTSIPTREDYKAVVDANMEKKRRKERPAGFLDTNEEEGNVERRRGGATNGASSSGNTPVVNADRRRGRQSSSGRSTTTTTSTTTTNSGPPKLKIKFGNSIIGGQETGQDDRTRIRPPKKRLSSIPSSTPSIEELRRESMKFRRMIMAGFDNDEKVRQKSKKDKNGKRKKRQSSRKEARVRILEGGAAPPKLIIRLGKGNDSPDELPILLTDEEEEEEEERHPTDSRVGPPPPEPAKDEPVYPAVVATIEEKQPTDPDTGGSAPRNVRSAKVTPIRLKLTRCQEGYELKGPPVHGEESGSTTEKQSPEATNEETRNRPVKIQEEDSSREEEEEEEEESNSNSVQRDSSACPAATSIPQGCQVR; from the exons ATGGCACAGCGAGGCAAACGAATAAACAGAAACGACAATGATTTGGCGTCTTGCCCAGGCGCAATCAAAAGGCGCAAATGTAGGCTGGGTCCAGCGACGGGTTCGTCGTCGCTGGCAGCTACCATGGGGCCCTCAGAAGAGGAGGAGACGATGGCGTCGTCCAGTCAAGGAGGGGCATCCTGGACCCCCAGACCTCTTAGTGACATCAAAATCTCTAGTATATACAATCGCTCCTCTGCTGAGGCTCCAGCAGAATTATTTCGTAAGGATTTGATCAGTGCGATGAAATTACCTGACAGTGAACCACTAAGTCCCAATGAATATTGGGTCATTACTGATCAGTGGAAACAAGAATGGGAAAGAGGTGTTCAAGTACCTGTCAACCCAGATTCCCTTCCTGAACCTACAGTCACTATCACGCAGGCAGCACCTGTAAAGCAGCACTCTGAATTTAAGCT ACCTAAGAAATTCGTAAGGATATCGCGTGACGATTACTTTAACTCGGAAGATCATCATTTAAGCACAACACCAGCACGAGCTGAGAAAGCTTGTGCTTATGACCTTGATGACACTGATATTGCTTGGTTGGATGTATTAAATGGTGAACGCGCACAG GCTGGGCAATTGCCAATCACGGAGTCGCAACTGGAACGCGTGATAGAAGAACTGGAAGTTCGTTGTTGGGAAATAATACAgactattgttaaaaatgaagaagGTCTTGGCATTGAATAtgatgaaaatgtaatttgtgATGTCTGCAGATCT cCTGATTCTGAAGAAGGAAACGAGATGGTATTTTGTGACTGCTGCAACATATGCGTGCATCAAGCTTGTTATGGGATTACTTCAATACCAGATGGTTCCTGGTTATGTAGAACTTGTTCTTTAAGTCAACGACCAGATTGTGTTCTCTGTCCTAACAAAGGTGGTGCTATGAAGTGTACTCGAAGTGGCCAAAAGTGGGCTCATGTCTCTTGTGCTTTATGGATCCCAGAAGTCAGCATTGGTTGTGTAGAAAGAATGGAACCTATCACTAAAATATCCAGTATTCCG CAAAGTCGATGGGCCCTAATATGTGTGTTGTGTCGAGAAAGGGTCGGTGCTTGTATCCAATGTAGCATAAAAACATGCAAAACGGCTTATCATGTGACATGTGCCTTCAAATATGGCTTGCAGATGAAGGCaatcattgaaaatgaaatggcTGATGATGGAGTAAAATTAAGG TCATACTGCCAGAAACATTGTAGAACGAATGCAAAAGATAAAGTTCAAGGAGCTGGAGGCAGTATAGGAAGCGGAGCAGATAAAGCAGGATCAGATTCAGAGGATGCAGAATCCAGGAGACGCAAAAGGAAAGACATGACTTCTGAGGAAAAGAATCAAGCACGCGCTGCAAA attgcaagaaatagaagCAGAATTTGACAAACACGTGAGTTTGAAGGACATTGCTACACAACAGTTGGATGTGGATCCTGAAGGCATTAtctacatttataattattggaaaCTTAAGAGAAGA GCTGGTCACAACAAACCTCTGTTAGCACCACGCTGTGGAGAGCTTTCCGGAAGTGGATCTCGTAATCAAGGCCAAGCAGCTGATCTCGAAAAGATGAGAACATTCGTTCAACTCCGACAGGATCTAGAGCGAGTTCGCAATCTCTGTTACATGGTGGGCAGAAGAGAAAAACTCTGTCGATCATTTCTCAGATTACGAGAGCAAACTTTCCATAAGCAAGCAATGGTGATGTCTGGCCCGCCATTACCGGCGGTTGCTGCGGCTGCAGTAATGGAAGCTAATCATGGTCCATCAATCTACGACCGTCTTTACTCTCATCCCGATTCTGAGGACCATACTCATGACTTTGACACGATTGTTGCCAGGATTGCTGGAATAGAATCACCGACTAGCGACGAGAAAAAGGcgcaacagcaacaacaacaacaatcgCAACAACAGCAGGACTTCAATGGTGCCTCTAGTAAAAAGCTATACTTCAACGGCTCTGTCCGTAGAAAGAACCTCTATGGTAGTGATCTATCGTCTGTTAGTAGCAGTGAGACGGATGCGACAAAAGTGAAAactgagaagaaaaatcttaagATGGAAAGTGATTCAAGCACGGAAGACGAGACAAACGTATCAACGAAACCGAAGCTATCGCGTAGAAAGACTAAGAAGAGCGGTCAACATGCGGATAAGTTGCTCAAAGAGAACAGTGAAAATGAGAAACTCGTTAATAGTAGATCACACACGCTTCAGCATATGGAGAAGGAATTAGGAAGTGCTTCTGGCAGCGAAAGTGACGAATTGTTGCCTTTAAATGCTGTGACGACGAAACACCTTACAGCTTCAGCAATATATTCAGACACCGATTCAGACTCTCAGGAGCATACGTCTCACTCATCAGCAGTTCTAATTACTAAAGCAGCAGTTAAAGAATTCTCCGCAGCGAACTTGTCGAAGAATTCTCagaaaaactttattaaagaCTCTAGACACACAGAAACTGCGTACCATAACACTGGGACAAAGAACAAAGAGAATCAAAATAAAGTCAGTACTAAAAAGAAAGAGTATATACCTACACCATTGATAGTACCTCAAAGACAAGCGGCAAAGAAAGCTTCGGAAATTATGCAGCGTACGCAACAAAGTAAGAAAGAAAATCCGGTACCTGAAATTCCATCAGAAGCAGTAAAGTCTCCTGTAGAAGAGGCATCCAAATGTTCCTCTTCTAAACCACCAAAAGAAAAGAGCCCCAGCAAGAAGCAAAAAGAAAGTAAACCCCCGAAAGAGGTTAAGAATAACGATGTCTATGACTTCGATAAAGAATTCGGTGATGGAACTGAAATCTTAGCGTATGTTCCACAGAGGCAAGCTGCAAAGAAGGCTGCCGAGCACATTAAGAGTGGTTTAGGCAGCAAGCCTACACAACAGCAAATGGAACAAGAAACCCTCGATggaaggaaaaaagaatcTCCAGAAAGTGGCAAACGAAAGGAAGCTAGAAAAGATGATACTTCATCGACCAGGAAAGAGGAGTTGCCTTCACGAAAGGAGGAAATGTCTTCTTCCTCGTCATCTTCGTCATCCtcatcttcatcttcttcgtcgtcatcgtcatcttcttcttcatcatcttcttcttcatcgaGGAAAGAAGAAGCTTTAAGGAAAGAAGAACTATCCTCGAAGAAAGAGGAATCTTCTTCGAGGAAAGAAGAAGTACTGTCCAAGGACAAACGGGCAAGAAGACCAAGGAAACCTAGTGAAAGGAAGTCAGCGCTCTCCAGTAATAGCGACAGTAGCAGTAGCAGCAACAGTTGCAGCAGTTCAACAGAAAGTAGTAGTGATTCTGAGAGTCCTACTCATAGAAGACTCTCCACTGATGTAAAGGACGTTTCTTCGTCCACGACTTCCTCTGAAAGTGATGCCGGAAACAGGACAAAGAATAGGCTCACAATAACTTCAAGCACGACAAACAGAAAACAACAACCTGCTAAAGCATCACCGGAACGAGAAACCGAAAGAAAACCAGTCTCAGGGCGGAAACTTAAGAAGCTGCCCGAGAAGAAGCTTAAAACTTCCGACGGGCGGCGGGGACCAGAGTTTCAGCCGCCTACTGAGAGAGAGGAACCTCGTAGAACCTCTAAAGAGCAACAACAAGAACAACCACCACAACAACAGGAGGCAAAGAAGCAGGATCAGAGAGACAGCAAGAAACAACCAACCGCGGGAACGGAGGCTAATGAGGATCTGCTCGTTGGGGTTGGAGATCATGATGGGGCAAGAAGTATTTCTGGGTCCAGACCTGCCAAGAAGTCGAATCAGGCTGCTAAACAACAGTCCCAGCCTCGAAAAGAAGATAACAAGGGTAAACCCGAGGGCAGGAAGCGAAAACCAATCGAACTTGTCGCGAAggatgaaaagaaagaaacgaccAAAAAGTCGGAGAAACGGGTGAGTGAGAAACAAGTCaaggaaattgaaaagaaaggCGAGGAGGAGAGTAGAAAGGACGAAACGAAGACTGTGGAGCAAGAGAAGTCTAACGAAACCACCGAGAATTCCTTCAAAAGTGAAGACAAGAAAGCTAAGAAACTTGGAGGCAGCAAAGAGGCCGTGAATATATTAGAAGAAGAGATGAAACAACGTAGGGCCGAGAGGGATAGTCCTAAAAAATCGCTGAGGACTGGAGGTTTAGATAAATTGTTAGAGAAACGTGAGCACTTGGACAAAATatcgaaaagtaaaaattcgGAGGTGAAGCTCGAGAAGCTTATCgatgaagaaaaagaagagaaagaaatcatAGAAGAGCTTCCACAGATAAAGGAAACTATCAAAAACGAAGATCGTAAAAATCACGTTACAGAAATTGAAACTGTAATCGAAAAAACAAAACCAGAAGAGTTGCCGGAGGAAGAGTCTATTAAGAAAGATATTGTAGAGGTGCCACAACCAGAAAAAATACCATCTGGTAAGAAGAAATCTGAGAAAAGCTTTGAGAACTTTATTGAACCACCGACCATGGAAGTTGTCCCTGTCGAAGAAAATCTTCAAAAGGAAACATCAGAAGAGGACAACGTTAAGATTGTTTCAGAAAAAGTTGAAACTGTTGAAAAGGATCATCAGAAGAGACGGAAATCTGGGAATCGATCAATTTTCTCGCCACAGCATGGCAAGGATCCAAGTgtttcagaattatttgacTTTGATCAAGATATGCTGACCGAGGAGATGGTGAATGAGGACGGATTCGGTATATCCAGAGATCCGGAAGAACGATCGGCGCCACTGAGTTTCTCCTTTAATAGTGAGCTGTGGTTCAAGGAGGACTCGAAAGAAGATAGTGCTAGGGAAACTCTTCATCTTGTAGAGAAGCTACGCATGGAACTCTCAAAGAAGTCGAATTCTAGTCAGTTTGAATTAGAAGCAGTACCTGTGGACGGTGAAATAAAGAAGGAGGAACCACCGATGGAGAAGGTGTTTGAACAACCGCCACAACATCAATTACAGCAATCGCAATTGCAGCAGCAGTTGAGCTTACAGTCGGAAAAGGAAACGAAGATTCTGGAACCTACTGAGTCACCGGTTTTGgaagtgaaaaataatgttgaaataccCGAAGAAGAAATAGTTGTTAACGAAGCCCGTCCCAGTAGCTGTAAAGACACGATAGACGAAAAGAGGAAAACGTGCTACTCCAGTACCAATGACAGATACACGGCCTACGAGGAGGATCGAGAAACAAATAAGGTCAGTCTGGTGGAACGATCGAAGCTTGATCGTGCGGAGACCGACGAGAGGTGGGTCCCACCGAGCACAAATAGCTTCGAACCTACCGATGTCCAACACCTGAATGCTCTCATGGAAACACAAAATCATCGATACGGCAATCACCAATTCTCTAACGAATCTATTCAAGATGGCGAATCATTAACGCGTTCACACTTAAATGCGACTACTTTACAAGAGCAGTATCTTCTTCAGCAACCGCACCCTATACTTCATGGCCAACGCGAGACGCACGAGAGGACAATATTAGATCAACAAATACCCGAGGAGAATCCTATGGGTATTAGGCATCTTATAGAATTACCAACGTCCGAAGACGATCAGGCAACAGAGATAATGGATAGAGCGAtggaaaaggaagaagatGTTGTTAGACAACAAGAATACGATCAGAATTCTCCATACAACGATGTTAATGGCCGACCAGATACCAGATGGGCAGAGAGTCAAGTTCTGCCCTCCCGTAGATCCACATCTTCGTCCATCACGTCTGCCTCCTCTGCCGAGGATCATTCCATTCCGCCGTATAAGAATGTCGCAGGAATGCCTTTTCCACCCTGCTCAATCGAACAAACTTATTACACAGACTCGAACTACGGTACAGGTCCTGTGTCTCTATTTCCGCCTCAGTCTTGTGCCGCCCCATTGCCATACCCATCGCCCGGGACTGCCCTCTTTCCACCTGCGTTTGGAGCCGCCTTTCCAGCGGCACAATCGTTGTTGCCACATGTGAAGCCTCTAGAGGATTCGTTGAACCTCCAAGCTTCACCTTGCACTGCAGCGTTCACGTCTTCCTCGCACAATATGGCTCTCACAGCCGCCATGGTTTCACCCACTAAAATAGCCactccaccaccaccgcctCCGCCACCACCTCCGCAAATACCACCGCCGACAGACACCATTGATAGGGCACAGCAACAAACGCAAGTTAGCGATGCGCCGGCCTTGCCTCTCAATTTCTTAAACGCTATACCACCCGAGAGTCACGTTGCCGAGCCTATTGTCGAGACTATACCCGAAGCTTTAACCGACACTAAGGTCCAGCACCCAGGGAAGAAGTCACCCTCAAAGCCTACTAGAACCTCTGCAAGAGTTACATCGTTGCAGAGCAAATCTCCAGGGAAGTCACCTAGGCAAGAAACTCCGAAAGGTGTTCCCGGTGCAAGGGGAAGAGGCAGGAGTGCTAAGAGCTCCGCTCAGCATTCAAGTTATCGACCACGTGGCCGCGGACGAGGCAGAGGACGAGGTAGAAGTCAAAATGCGGGTCTCGCTTTGGTCTCCGGCGTAACCGTTGGACAACACGATGACTCTATTCAAAACAAACTAGTCGGTACGGTCTACGACTTCGATTCTGACGAAGATTCCACCAGTGAAGCTAACATTGCTGATCTACGCACCatgagagagaggaaaaagtcAACTGATGCAGCGACTGCTGGAGTCGAGAGGAGAGATTCGACCGTCGTGGTTCTTGAAAGTGTTCAATCAAGACTTTCCAGTCCTGGAAGCAGCAGAAAGTATCTGGAAGATAGGAGAATTTCCTGTTCTCCCGGCCACGATGATTCCGGCGTTGTGGAGAACGAGTCGAACGTCGGACAAAGCTTCGACACTGTTTTACCGCTGATCCCCGGTCCCGTCGACATGAGGACGTACAATTCCGCTCTGGATGCGTCCAGTTCTTCCACGTTACACGGTCAAAGCTACGAGAATCATTTCTTAAGTACGTTCACCAGCGTTTCCACGAGCGATCCCACGCTTCCGGACATCGAGGAAGACCTGGACAAGGAGCTAAGGTCTGCGTTGATAGGAAAACAAAGTCAGGAAGACTGTTCAAAGCCAAGCTTCGACGCCAGCATCGACGCCTCATCTTCCGGTTTTGCGGATGCTAATAAAGTCTCCCTGACAGACTCGCGGAACCAACTGAAGGTGAAGATTAAAGGTCCATTCCTCGACGCAAATTACGTTCCTGCCTCGTCGGTGCCTCCGTTAGCGCAACAGGCACCTGTAATCATCGCTCCGGCTGCTACCAGCGCTTCCGTGGCTTCCGGAACGTCGAATCTCAGGCGAATGAGAAAGAAGGAGTTGCTCAGACAGTATTGTTCCCAGGACATGAATATGGACGAGCCAGGTTGCGGAAATTTGGCGACGTCCGCACCAATTATCATACCACCTATCAGTCGTACAGTGATCACGATACCCAAAGCTGTTGCGTCAATGACCAGCATACCAACTAGAGAAGACTATAAAGCGGTGGTCGATGCGAACatggaaaagaagagaagaaaagaacgaCCCGCCGGGTTCCTGGATACGAACGAAGAAGAAGGCAATGTAGAAAGAAGGCGAGGTGGTGCTACCAACGGTGCCAGTTCTAGCGGAAACACTCCGGTTGTAAACGCGGATCGCCGTAGAGGAAGGCAGAGCAGCAGCGGTAGGTCAACGACAACAACTACATCGACCACCACAACGAACAGCGGTCCGCCTAAGCTAAAGATCAAATTCGGTAACAGTATAATCGGTGGTCAAGAGACCGGCCAAGATGACAGAACCAGGATCAGACCGCCAAAGAAGCGGCTAAGTAGTATTCCTAGCAGCACACCGAGTATAGAAGAGTTACGTAGGGAGAGTATGAAATTCAGGCGGATGATCATGGCTGGTTTCGACAACGATGAGAAAGTTCGACAAAAGAGCAAAAAAGATAAGAATggcaaaagaaagaaacgtcaATCTAGTAGAAAGGAAGCAAGGGTACGAATTCTGGAAGGTGGAGCAGCTCCGCCGAAGCTGATCATCAGATTAGGCAAGGGAAATGATTCACCCGACGAACTGCCGATTTTACTCaccgacgaggaggaggaagaagaggaggaacgGCATCCGACTGATAGCAGGGTGGGTCCTCCGCCACCGGAACCGGCGAAGGATGAACCAGTATATCCGGCGGTGGTTGCGACCATCGAGGAGAAACAGCCAACCGATCCAGATACTGGCGGAAGTGCGCCCAGGAACGTTCGTTCGGCCAAAGTTACGCCCATCAGGttaaaattaacacgttgTCAGGAGGGTTATGAGCTGAAAGGCCCGCCGGTCCATGGCGAGGAATCCGGTTCAACGACGGAGAAGCAGAGTCCTGAAGCAACAAATGAGGAAACGAGGAATCGACCCGTAAAAATTCAAGAAGAGGATTCCTCCagggaagaagaggaagaagaagaagaggagagcAATAGCAATTCCGTGCAAAGAGACTCCTCCGCGTGTCCTGCCGCGACTAGTATACCGCAAGGATGCCAAGTTAGGTGA
- the LOC144475783 gene encoding COP9 signalosome complex subunit 9-like yields MKPTPVADEMFPEGAGSYIDLEEVAGSRLLIDFTVSEKAVHSDFFNDFDDLYDDDDLE; encoded by the exons atgaAGCCCACCCCTGTAGCAGATGAAATGTTTCCCGAGGGAGCCGGATCCTACATTGACTTGGAAGAG GTTGCAGGAAGTCGtttattaatcgattttaCTGTTAGTGAAAAAGCGGTGCATTCAGATTTTTTTAATG ATTTTGATGATTTGTATGATGATGATGACCTCGAGTGA